CCTTGCCGCCGGCGCCGGCGGCGAACAGCAGTTCGGTCACGTGCGGCGCAAGACTGACGATGCGCTGCGCCGACGTGGCCAGTACGACGGTGCGGCCGGCGTCGTCGGTCAGCCTCAGTTCGGCCGCGGCCGGCAGGGCCAGCGCAGCGAACAGCAGAAACAATGCCTTCTTCATCCCTTCATTCCTCGAATATCGCGCAGGCGCGGTCGCGGTCGGAAGACCGCTCCTACTGGACGGCTGTCCGTATGTCGTCGATCGCCTGTTCCAGCCTCTGCCATTGCGCCTCGTCCGCCGGCAAGCCGAAACGCAGGGCAGCCGGAGCGTCGAAATGGCGCAACAGGATGCCGCGCCGGCAGAAGGCGTCGTTCAGCGCCGCGGCGTCGGCGGTCAGCACGCGCTGGAACAGTACGCAGCCGCTCACCTCGCCCCAGCCGGTCGCACGCAACAGCGCTTCCAGCCGCGCACCTTCGACCGCCAGCCGCGCGCGCTGCTGCGCCTGCCAGTCGCGGTCGGCCAGCGCGCGCTGCGCCACCCAGCGCGACGGGCCGGCCACCGGCCACGGTCCGAGCCGCACCGCCAGCGCGTCGCGCAGCGACTGTTCGGCGAACATGAAGCCGACGCGCGCACCGGCCAGGCCGAAGAACTTGCCGAGCGAGCGCAGCACGATCAGGCCCGGCCGGCCGGCGTGACACACCACGCTGGCGTCGGGCGTGGCGTCGATGAAGGCTTCATCGACGATGAGCGTGCCGCCGCGCGCGGCCAGCCGCGCCTGCCAGTCCATCACCTGGTCCGGCGGAAACAGCGTGCCGCAGGGGTTGTTCGGCTGCACCAGCAGCAGCACGTCGGTGTGGTCCACGGCCGCCTCGACCTCGGCCGGGGCGACCGCACGCACCGCGTGTCCG
The window above is part of the Methyloversatilis discipulorum genome. Proteins encoded here:
- the cobD gene encoding threonine-phosphate decarboxylase CobD, with the translated sequence MTPARPLHGGRLLVAADRYGIAPQDWMDLSTGINPQPWPVPPVPQSVWQRLPEEDDGLEAAAAAYFGCDALLPLAGSQAAIQLLPALFPHSRVAILSPTYNEHPHGWTQAGHAVRAVAPAEVEAAVDHTDVLLLVQPNNPCGTLFPPDQVMDWQARLAARGGTLIVDEAFIDATPDASVVCHAGRPGLIVLRSLGKFFGLAGARVGFMFAEQSLRDALAVRLGPWPVAGPSRWVAQRALADRDWQAQQRARLAVEGARLEALLRATGWGEVSGCVLFQRVLTADAAALNDAFCRRGILLRHFDAPAALRFGLPADEAQWQRLEQAIDDIRTAVQ